The following coding sequences are from one Arthrobacter sp. 24S4-2 window:
- a CDS encoding DUF6541 family protein — protein MSWFSTAPVVLACLVLLFAPGTLLLAALGLRRWSYLAVAPVLTVSLVAVTAIAAPYLGIRWSPLPVLASTLLTAGLLFGVRLLRQRRAGSGASPRARWALRKPAKADVVAAVGFLAGSMAIALQLHQAFGRPENISQTFDNVFHLNAVRYILDSGNASSLTLSTMTSGDSPPYFYPAAWHGLASLLVQVTGAQISVAVNILNICIAAAVWTAGCMFLARTVIGPNAYAVAAAGVLAAGFGSFPLLLLDFGVLYPNFLSVSLIPASLACVSMFFGVSDAPGPMGMARFILAPVAAIGVAIAHPNGLMSLLALSIPILVVSFVGFSLARYRNGRGHKGTLLMGTGLLGILGVVAVMWKYIRPPAEAATWLPFQTPGQAVGEIITNSAMHRPPAWAVSILLIAGVVVLCRRHKRIWLLGSFTVIAALFIVVSAGPNGWLRNTLTGVWYNDSYRLAALLPVAAVPLAAAGTGWLVGKIQRVWVTHRGSVRFLPEGLRKSRVMVPAVVPLVILAAILVAQTMPLSASIQSAKVNYSTTPDSALVSSDEMALIEELDSLVPADATIAVNPWTGGAMAFAIADRNTTSKHTLTTYTKATELLNDKFREASTDPSVCPAARADNVRYVLDFGTREVHGGNHGFVGLQIPDATPGFELLARHGDAKLFEVTACR, from the coding sequence ATGAGTTGGTTTTCTACCGCGCCCGTCGTTCTGGCGTGCCTGGTTCTGCTGTTCGCCCCGGGCACTCTGCTCCTTGCCGCGCTCGGTCTGCGGCGGTGGTCGTACCTGGCTGTCGCCCCGGTCCTCACCGTCAGCCTCGTAGCAGTCACGGCCATCGCGGCGCCGTATCTGGGTATCCGCTGGTCCCCCCTTCCGGTTCTGGCATCCACCCTCCTGACGGCTGGCCTGCTGTTTGGCGTGCGACTGCTCCGGCAGCGCCGCGCCGGCTCGGGCGCTTCGCCCCGGGCGCGGTGGGCCCTTCGCAAGCCGGCGAAGGCGGACGTGGTGGCTGCGGTGGGCTTCCTCGCAGGTTCCATGGCCATCGCCTTGCAGCTCCACCAGGCGTTCGGCAGGCCGGAGAACATCTCCCAGACGTTCGATAACGTTTTTCACCTCAATGCCGTCCGGTACATCCTGGACTCCGGCAACGCGTCATCGCTGACCCTGTCCACCATGACCAGCGGAGACAGCCCGCCCTACTTCTACCCTGCCGCGTGGCACGGACTGGCGTCCCTCCTGGTGCAGGTGACCGGCGCCCAGATCAGCGTTGCCGTGAACATTCTGAACATCTGCATTGCGGCCGCTGTCTGGACCGCCGGATGCATGTTCCTGGCCCGGACGGTTATCGGACCGAACGCCTACGCCGTGGCCGCCGCGGGAGTCCTGGCTGCCGGCTTTGGGTCCTTCCCGCTGCTGCTGCTGGACTTTGGCGTGCTGTACCCGAACTTTCTTTCCGTCAGCCTGATCCCGGCTTCCCTGGCATGTGTCAGCATGTTCTTTGGCGTCAGCGACGCACCGGGACCAATGGGCATGGCCCGCTTCATTCTGGCTCCGGTGGCCGCAATTGGCGTTGCGATTGCCCATCCGAACGGGCTCATGTCCCTCCTGGCGCTCTCGATTCCCATCCTGGTGGTCTCCTTCGTCGGGTTCTCGCTGGCCAGGTACAGGAACGGCCGCGGCCACAAAGGTACCCTCCTCATGGGCACCGGTTTGCTGGGCATTCTCGGCGTTGTTGCGGTGATGTGGAAGTACATTCGTCCGCCCGCAGAGGCGGCAACCTGGCTGCCTTTCCAGACTCCAGGCCAGGCTGTCGGTGAGATCATTACCAACTCCGCCATGCATCGTCCCCCGGCCTGGGCGGTTAGCATCCTGCTGATTGCCGGTGTGGTGGTCCTGTGCCGCCGCCACAAGCGTATTTGGCTGCTCGGCTCTTTCACCGTCATCGCGGCCCTGTTCATTGTGGTCTCCGCCGGACCGAACGGCTGGCTGCGCAATACGCTGACAGGTGTCTGGTACAACGACAGTTACCGCCTGGCGGCGCTTCTGCCTGTCGCCGCCGTCCCCCTGGCAGCTGCAGGTACCGGCTGGCTTGTCGGTAAAATCCAGCGTGTCTGGGTGACGCACCGTGGCTCGGTGAGGTTCCTCCCGGAGGGGCTCCGGAAATCACGCGTCATGGTGCCCGCTGTTGTTCCGCTGGTGATCCTCGCCGCGATCCTGGTAGCCCAGACAATGCCCCTGTCCGCTTCCATCCAGTCTGCGAAGGTCAACTATTCGACCACTCCAGACTCCGCTCTGGTCAGTTCCGACGAGATGGCCCTGATCGAGGAGCTGGACAGTCTTGTCCCGGCTGATGCCACCATCGCCGTAAACCCCTGGACCGGAGGGGCAATGGCCTTCGCCATTGCCGACCGCAACACGACGTCCAAGCACACGCTCACGACGTACACGAAGGCCACGGAGCTACTGAACGACAAATTCCGGGAGGCCAGCACGGATCCTTCTGTCTGCCCCGCCGCACGTGCCGACAACGTCCGTTATGTACTCGACTTTGGAACGCGGGAAGTGCACGGCGGAAACCACGGCTTTGTTGGATTGCAGATCCCTGATGCCACGCCGGGCTTTGAACTGCTCGCCCGCCACGGGGACGCCAAGCTGTTTGAAGTGACCGCCTGCCGCTGA
- the rfbA gene encoding glucose-1-phosphate thymidylyltransferase RfbA: MRGIILAGGTGSRLHPITLGISKQLVPVYDKPMIYYPLSTLILAGIRDILIITTPHDADQFKRLLGDGSQFGINLTYVQQPSPDGLAQAFILGADHIGDETVALVLGDNIFYGQGMGTQLRRHADIKGGAVFGYWVNDPKAYGVVEFDDDGKALSLEEKPEKPRSHYAVPGLYFYDNDVIDIARNLKPSPRGELEITDVNRAYLQRGDLQVEILPRGTAWLDTGTFNDLSDASNFIRTVENRQGLKIGAPEEIAWRQGFLSDNELRERAEPLVKSGYGSYLLGLLEN; the protein is encoded by the coding sequence GTCCCTGTTTACGACAAGCCGATGATCTACTATCCGCTCTCCACGCTCATTCTCGCTGGCATTCGCGACATTCTCATCATCACCACTCCCCACGACGCAGATCAGTTCAAACGGCTGCTCGGCGACGGGTCGCAGTTCGGCATCAACCTCACATACGTGCAGCAGCCTTCTCCGGACGGCCTGGCGCAGGCGTTTATCCTCGGCGCGGACCACATCGGCGACGAAACGGTGGCCCTGGTCCTTGGCGACAACATCTTCTACGGCCAGGGTATGGGCACCCAACTCCGTCGCCATGCGGACATCAAGGGTGGTGCTGTCTTCGGTTACTGGGTGAATGATCCGAAGGCCTACGGTGTGGTTGAGTTCGACGACGACGGCAAAGCCCTCTCGCTCGAGGAGAAGCCTGAAAAGCCGCGTAGCCACTACGCCGTGCCCGGGCTGTATTTCTATGACAACGACGTCATCGACATTGCCCGGAACCTCAAGCCCTCCCCGCGCGGGGAGCTCGAGATCACCGATGTGAACCGCGCCTACCTGCAGCGCGGGGATCTCCAGGTGGAGATCCTCCCCCGCGGCACCGCGTGGCTGGACACCGGAACGTTCAACGACCTCAGCGACGCCTCGAACTTCATCCGTACGGTGGAAAACCGCCAGGGGTTGAAGATCGGGGCCCCCGAAGAAATCGCCTGGCGCCAGGGTTTCCTGTCCGACAACGAACTCCGCGAACGTGCAGAACCTCTGGTCAAGAGCGGCTACGGAAGCTACCTTCTGGGTCTCTTGGAGAACTAG